Proteins encoded within one genomic window of Candidatus Aminicenantes bacterium:
- a CDS encoding STAS domain-containing protein: MKIEKRKKGNVIIFDLKGKILSGEGIDELRQSIDATIKENERQLVLNFAEVPYLDSTGLGEVVRSYTTLKKAGGTIKIVNLTNKVKDLLSVTKLITVFETFQNEDDAIKSFK, translated from the coding sequence ATGAAGATAGAAAAAAGAAAAAAAGGCAATGTTATCATCTTTGACTTGAAAGGGAAAATACTGAGCGGCGAGGGAATCGACGAACTCAGGCAATCCATCGATGCCACCATCAAGGAAAACGAAAGGCAGCTGGTGCTGAATTTCGCCGAAGTTCCCTACCTCGACTCGACCGGCCTGGGCGAGGTCGTTCGCTCCTATACCACCCTTAAAAAAGCGGGCGGCACGATCAAGATCGTCAACCTGACCAACAAGGTCAAGGATCTGCTGAGCGTCACCAAGCTTATCACCGTTTTTGAAACCTTCCAGAACGAGGACGACGCGATAAAAAGTTTCAAATAA